In Elephas maximus indicus isolate mEleMax1 chromosome 15, mEleMax1 primary haplotype, whole genome shotgun sequence, the following are encoded in one genomic region:
- the C15H8orf76 gene encoding uncharacterized protein C8orf76 homolog isoform X3, producing the protein MENGCCLFGGEFEDSVFEEGRERRAGPPASYCAKCCEPQWFYEETGSNDDVEALTIKKFKGDLAYRRQEYQKALQEYSSVSEKLSFSSFAMKRDVQEGQARCLTHLGRHAEALQIAANLENKATNTDHLTAVLYLQFAICSSLQNLEKTIVCLQKLISLHPFNPWNWGKLAEAYLNLGPALSASSQKRNSCTSSDKTIKSSSLHSEKDCLLCFPETLPESPRFSVDTSGSDSQQNEKALKSTHNCMSEKRGALLRQTQIKACAAFVRTRLLLQLTQSQQTSFALERNLKTQQEIEDKMKGFCFKEESLLLISEMSAKSVVLCLRA; encoded by the exons ATGGAGAACGGGTGCTGCTTGTTCGGCGGCGAGTTCGAGGACTCGGTATTCGAGGAGGGGCGCGAGCGGCGGGCCGGACCGCCCGCGTCCTACTGCGCCAAGTGCTGCGAACCGCAG TGGTTTTATGAAGAAACAGGGAGCAATGACGATGTTGAAGCTCTGACAATCAAGAAATTCAAAGGGGACCTGGCCTACAGACGACAAGAGTATCAG AAAGCTCTGCAGGAGTATTCCAGCGTCTCTGAGAAATTGTCGTTTAGCAGTTTTGCCATGAAAAGGGATGTCCAGGAAGGCCAGGCTCGGTGTCTCACGCACCTGGGAAGGCACGCGGAAGCTTTGCAGATTGCTGCCAACTTG GAAAATAAAGCAACCAACACAGACCATTTAACCGCTGTGCTCTACCTCCAGTTTGCCATTTGTTCAAGTTTGCAGAACTTGGAGAAGACAATTGTCTGTCTGCAGAAGCTGATTTCTTTGCATCCGTTTAATCCTTGGAACTGGGGCAAATTGGCAGAGGCGTACCTGAATCTGGGGCCAGCTCTCTCAGCGTCATCTCAGAAACGGAACAGTTGCACCTCGAGTGACAAAACTATCAAATCCTCCTCGCTTCACTcagaaaaagactgtcttttatgTTTCCCTGAAACCTTGCCTGAGAGCCCTAGGTTTTCTGTGGACACAAGCGGCAGTGACAGCCAGCAAAATGAGAAAGCTCTTAAAAGTACTCACAACTGTATGTCAGAAAAGAGAGGGGCGTTGCTGAGACAGACTCAGATAAAGGCATGTGCCGCTTTTGTGAGAACCAG GCTTTTGCTTCAGCTCACCCAGTCTCAGCAAACATCATTTGCTTTGGAAAGGAACTTAAAGACTCAGCAGGAAAttgaagataaaatgaaagggttCTGCTTCAAAGAGGAAAGTTTGCTGTTGATTTCTGAG
- the C15H8orf76 gene encoding uncharacterized protein C8orf76 homolog isoform X4: MENGCCLFGGEFEDSVFEEGRERRAGPPASYCAKCCEPQWFYEETGSNDDVEALTIKKFKGDLAYRRQEYQKALQEYSSVSEKLSFSSFAMKRDVQEGQARCLTHLGRHAEALQIAANLENKATNTDHLTAVLYLQFAICSSLQNLEKTIVCLQKLISLHPFNPWNWGKLAEAYLNLGPALSASSQKRNSCTSSDKTIKSSSLHSEKDCLLCFPETLPESPRFSVDTSGSDSQQNEKALKSTHNCMSEKRGALLRQTQIKACAAFVRTRLLLQLTQSQQTSFALERNLKTQQEIEDKMKGFCFKEESLLLISEILK; the protein is encoded by the exons ATGGAGAACGGGTGCTGCTTGTTCGGCGGCGAGTTCGAGGACTCGGTATTCGAGGAGGGGCGCGAGCGGCGGGCCGGACCGCCCGCGTCCTACTGCGCCAAGTGCTGCGAACCGCAG TGGTTTTATGAAGAAACAGGGAGCAATGACGATGTTGAAGCTCTGACAATCAAGAAATTCAAAGGGGACCTGGCCTACAGACGACAAGAGTATCAG AAAGCTCTGCAGGAGTATTCCAGCGTCTCTGAGAAATTGTCGTTTAGCAGTTTTGCCATGAAAAGGGATGTCCAGGAAGGCCAGGCTCGGTGTCTCACGCACCTGGGAAGGCACGCGGAAGCTTTGCAGATTGCTGCCAACTTG GAAAATAAAGCAACCAACACAGACCATTTAACCGCTGTGCTCTACCTCCAGTTTGCCATTTGTTCAAGTTTGCAGAACTTGGAGAAGACAATTGTCTGTCTGCAGAAGCTGATTTCTTTGCATCCGTTTAATCCTTGGAACTGGGGCAAATTGGCAGAGGCGTACCTGAATCTGGGGCCAGCTCTCTCAGCGTCATCTCAGAAACGGAACAGTTGCACCTCGAGTGACAAAACTATCAAATCCTCCTCGCTTCACTcagaaaaagactgtcttttatgTTTCCCTGAAACCTTGCCTGAGAGCCCTAGGTTTTCTGTGGACACAAGCGGCAGTGACAGCCAGCAAAATGAGAAAGCTCTTAAAAGTACTCACAACTGTATGTCAGAAAAGAGAGGGGCGTTGCTGAGACAGACTCAGATAAAGGCATGTGCCGCTTTTGTGAGAACCAG GCTTTTGCTTCAGCTCACCCAGTCTCAGCAAACATCATTTGCTTTGGAAAGGAACTTAAAGACTCAGCAGGAAAttgaagataaaatgaaagggttCTGCTTCAAAGAGGAAAGTTTGCTGTTGATTTCTGAG
- the C15H8orf76 gene encoding uncharacterized protein C8orf76 homolog isoform X2, producing the protein MENGCCLFGGEFEDSVFEEGRERRAGPPASYCAKCCEPQWFYEETGSNDDVEALTIKKFKGDLAYRRQEYQKALQEYSSVSEKLSFSSFAMKRDVQEGQARCLTHLGRHAEALQIAANLENKATNTDHLTAVLYLQFAICSSLQNLEKTIVCLQKLISLHPFNPWNWGKLAEAYLNLGPALSASSQKRNSCTSSDKTIKSSSLHSEKDCLLCFPETLPESPRFSVDTSGSDSQQNEKALKSTHNCMSEKRGALLRQTQIKACAAFVRTRLLLQLTQSQQTSFALERNLKTQQEIEDKMKGFCFKEESLLLISEAGDANHSLKCPPDPRSSLLTSIPLHAIVQSEELALGMVPVLGQQKVWGP; encoded by the exons ATGGAGAACGGGTGCTGCTTGTTCGGCGGCGAGTTCGAGGACTCGGTATTCGAGGAGGGGCGCGAGCGGCGGGCCGGACCGCCCGCGTCCTACTGCGCCAAGTGCTGCGAACCGCAG TGGTTTTATGAAGAAACAGGGAGCAATGACGATGTTGAAGCTCTGACAATCAAGAAATTCAAAGGGGACCTGGCCTACAGACGACAAGAGTATCAG AAAGCTCTGCAGGAGTATTCCAGCGTCTCTGAGAAATTGTCGTTTAGCAGTTTTGCCATGAAAAGGGATGTCCAGGAAGGCCAGGCTCGGTGTCTCACGCACCTGGGAAGGCACGCGGAAGCTTTGCAGATTGCTGCCAACTTG GAAAATAAAGCAACCAACACAGACCATTTAACCGCTGTGCTCTACCTCCAGTTTGCCATTTGTTCAAGTTTGCAGAACTTGGAGAAGACAATTGTCTGTCTGCAGAAGCTGATTTCTTTGCATCCGTTTAATCCTTGGAACTGGGGCAAATTGGCAGAGGCGTACCTGAATCTGGGGCCAGCTCTCTCAGCGTCATCTCAGAAACGGAACAGTTGCACCTCGAGTGACAAAACTATCAAATCCTCCTCGCTTCACTcagaaaaagactgtcttttatgTTTCCCTGAAACCTTGCCTGAGAGCCCTAGGTTTTCTGTGGACACAAGCGGCAGTGACAGCCAGCAAAATGAGAAAGCTCTTAAAAGTACTCACAACTGTATGTCAGAAAAGAGAGGGGCGTTGCTGAGACAGACTCAGATAAAGGCATGTGCCGCTTTTGTGAGAACCAG GCTTTTGCTTCAGCTCACCCAGTCTCAGCAAACATCATTTGCTTTGGAAAGGAACTTAAAGACTCAGCAGGAAAttgaagataaaatgaaagggttCTGCTTCAAAGAGGAAAGTTTGCTGTTGATTTCTGAG gcaggagatgccaaccatagtctcaagtgtccacctgatccaagaagctcactcctcaccagcatccctcttcatgCCATTgtccagtctgaagagttggctttgggaatggttcctgtcctgggccaacagaaggtctgggggccatga